In one Trichlorobacter lovleyi SZ genomic region, the following are encoded:
- a CDS encoding putative bifunctional diguanylate cyclase/phosphodiesterase has product MTISLKYRIALVVFVLQVAIFSPLLWFTFTAYRDADLQQLQTREDVFMRLVSQLGRKALLTAEPTDFQLFIAPFSKDSHINRIILLNQSGIVVASTAPVDLGGPLPVQKNERNTVWKTSEIANATEQLGAITVHFSRAELDKKVEALVKRGIPIAVAGIILSALVGLGLGSLLTRRLKALEQATRRMGAGDMEVTVAISGNDEVAHLAQVFNEMSGSLRSQFDELQQVQQELSFQAQHDPLTGLPNRLLFDLRCSQAIATARQHKQLLALLFFDLDHFKNINDSYGHQVGDAVLRCVAARLTMALKDHNLIARLGGDEFCVLIEQLEQEQEAAAVAESVLHMLTVPLECEQHEFFLSASIGICLYPRDGDDEVRLLRNADTAMYRAKAAGRGGYRFYSHEQTSSVQERTSLEQRLRKAIERGELRLNYQPQVCLTTGNLVGVEALARWSSPEFGLVAPEKFIPIAEESGQILAMGEWILDDACRQMQKWRRDGSTIPRVAVNLSALQIQRSDIATLVRRTLDSTGLPANCLELEITEGYILQDADRAVAVLQQLRDLGVSIAIDDFGTGFSSLSYLHRLPIDRLKIDKSFVQEIGSTSRAAQVAQAVVSLGKTLGLSIIGEGVEQLHHANALREWGCHEGQGFLYAPALAPDQLHLLAPFKRLP; this is encoded by the coding sequence ATGACCATCTCTCTGAAATACCGGATCGCTCTGGTGGTCTTTGTGCTGCAGGTGGCCATCTTTTCTCCGCTGCTCTGGTTTACCTTTACCGCCTACCGGGATGCTGACCTGCAACAACTGCAGACTCGTGAAGATGTCTTTATGAGGCTGGTCTCCCAGTTGGGGCGCAAGGCGCTCCTGACGGCCGAGCCGACCGATTTTCAACTGTTTATCGCTCCGTTCAGCAAAGATTCCCATATCAACCGGATCATTTTGCTGAACCAGTCCGGCATTGTGGTTGCCAGTACCGCGCCCGTGGATCTGGGCGGACCACTGCCGGTGCAGAAAAATGAACGGAATACCGTCTGGAAGACCAGCGAGATTGCCAATGCCACCGAGCAGCTGGGGGCCATTACGGTTCATTTTTCCCGGGCCGAACTGGATAAAAAAGTTGAGGCCCTGGTCAAGCGCGGCATCCCGATTGCCGTGGCCGGTATCATACTGAGCGCCCTGGTGGGGTTGGGACTGGGATCGCTGCTGACCCGCAGGCTGAAGGCACTTGAGCAGGCCACCCGCCGGATGGGGGCAGGGGATATGGAGGTCACCGTTGCGATCTCGGGCAATGACGAGGTGGCACACCTTGCCCAGGTCTTCAACGAGATGTCCGGCAGTCTGCGTTCACAGTTTGATGAACTGCAGCAGGTCCAGCAGGAATTGTCCTTTCAGGCGCAGCATGATCCCCTGACCGGCCTGCCCAATCGCCTGCTGTTTGACCTGCGCTGCAGCCAGGCCATCGCAACCGCCCGGCAGCACAAGCAGTTGCTGGCGCTGCTGTTCTTTGATCTGGACCATTTCAAGAACATCAATGACAGCTACGGCCATCAGGTGGGGGATGCGGTATTGCGTTGCGTGGCTGCCCGCCTGACCATGGCCTTGAAAGACCATAACCTGATCGCCCGTCTGGGTGGGGATGAGTTCTGTGTCCTGATTGAGCAGCTCGAACAGGAACAGGAGGCTGCCGCTGTTGCCGAATCGGTCCTGCATATGCTGACCGTGCCGCTGGAGTGTGAACAGCATGAATTCTTCCTTTCTGCCAGTATCGGCATCTGCCTTTATCCCCGGGACGGCGATGACGAGGTCAGGTTGCTGCGCAACGCCGATACGGCCATGTACCGCGCCAAGGCAGCCGGTCGGGGGGGGTACCGCTTCTACTCCCATGAACAGACCTCATCGGTGCAGGAACGGACTTCACTGGAACAACGTCTGCGCAAGGCGATCGAACGTGGTGAGCTGCGGCTGAACTATCAACCCCAGGTCTGTCTGACCACCGGCAATCTGGTCGGGGTCGAGGCGTTGGCGCGCTGGTCAAGTCCGGAGTTCGGACTGGTGGCCCCGGAAAAATTCATTCCGATTGCGGAAGAGAGCGGCCAGATCCTGGCGATGGGTGAGTGGATTCTGGACGATGCCTGCCGCCAGATGCAGAAGTGGCGCAGGGATGGTTCAACCATCCCCCGTGTGGCGGTCAACCTCTCCGCGCTGCAGATCCAGCGCAGCGATATTGCCACCCTGGTCCGCCGCACCCTGGACAGCACCGGTCTGCCTGCCAACTGTCTGGAGCTGGAGATCACGGAAGGCTATATCCTGCAGGATGCTGACCGGGCGGTGGCGGTGCTGCAGCAGCTGCGCGATCTGGGGGTCTCGATTGCCATCGATGACTTCGGCACCGGTTTTTCATCGCTGTCATACCTGCACCGTCTGCCGATCGACCGGCTCAAGATCGACAAATCCTTTGTACAGGAGATCGGCTCCACCTCACGGGCGGCCCAGGTGGCCCAGGCCGTGGTCAGCCTGGGCAAGACCCTGGGATTATCCATCATCGGTGAGGGGGTCGAGCAGCTCCACCATGCCAATGCGCTGCGGGAGTGGGGCTGCCATGAAGGCCAGGGTTTCCTGTACGCCCCCGCCCTTGCCCCGGATCAGCTGCACCTGCTGGCACCGTTCAAGAGGCTGCCATGA
- the dtd gene encoding D-aminoacyl-tRNA deacylase, whose amino-acid sequence MKAVIQRVSSAQVAVHGELVGQIGRGIMVLLGVEKGDSEAAADWLAEKIVGLRIFEDEAGKMNRALTDIGGAVLAVSQFTLAGNCDKGRRPSFDTAAPADEGKRLYDHFVGALKRQGVPVQTGIFQADMQVALVNDGPVTFILERR is encoded by the coding sequence ATGAAGGCGGTCATTCAGCGGGTCAGCAGCGCACAGGTTGCGGTGCATGGTGAGCTGGTCGGGCAGATCGGCCGGGGGATCATGGTACTGCTGGGGGTGGAAAAGGGGGATAGTGAGGCGGCGGCAGACTGGCTGGCTGAGAAGATCGTCGGGCTGCGGATCTTTGAGGATGAGGCCGGTAAGATGAACCGCGCTTTAACGGATATTGGCGGAGCGGTGCTGGCGGTCTCCCAGTTCACCCTGGCCGGCAACTGTGACAAGGGACGGCGCCCCTCCTTTGATACTGCTGCCCCGGCTGATGAAGGCAAGCGGCTGTACGACCATTTTGTCGGGGCCCTGAAGCGTCAGGGCGTACCGGTTCAGACCGGCATCTTTCAGGCAGACATGCAGGTGGCGCTGGTCAACGACGGGCCGGTCACCTTTATTCTGGAGCGGAGGTAG